Proteins encoded by one window of Arachis ipaensis cultivar K30076 chromosome B04, Araip1.1, whole genome shotgun sequence:
- the LOC107635368 gene encoding receptor-like protein 12: protein MIQQLNLKYCVVGVMMMNGVVYAVLMVQLLAWRSSAVVVSSVKCIESERQALLSLKRGFNVTDDDDWLSSWGDGEQQKECCNWEGVKCSNNTGHVIMLHLQGDGYTRGSISPSLGELHHLKYLDLSGHHFTHTPSIPPFIASLTFLTHLYLSFCSFGGNIPPQLGNLIFLEYLDLGGNYFDDPQQIPSQFSNLSQLVYLDLSSSNLVGGFPLQLTNMSSLTYLDLSLNNFNGTLPPQLGNLLSLEYLDLSDNAFTGTIPSQFKNISRLQYLDLDSMSISSDLRWLSELSILRYLLLPRVNLSGASNWQQQVSSLSHLQYLDLHGCNLVHSMPTSSLASPANFSTSLSFVDISNNSLRDASFIIPWLMNFTSSLIILRMNDNGLSGTIPETLGDKLSSLEELNLENNEFKGQIPLSLFHSCNLAYLDLSNNNLTGEFHEYIREYSRCAHKPLQILDLGWNEITGMVPDLSQLQSLQELRLDNNRLNGSIHEGIGELSNLTELSIGNNFLTGLISEAHFSRLSNLDTLDLSYNALAFNVSVDWIPPFNLSDINLASCKLGPDFPTWLHTQTKIDYLDISCAGISSTVPNWFWEPLPQMMYLNISHNRFRGKIEGPILPALDFFILFSIDLTFNLFEGPIPAFLSTTSQLVLSNNRFSIANPLLCANSTKYMRSMDLSNNNLRGELSDCWRGFESLVVLDLSNNQLYGNMPKSLGSSRNIHSIHFEGNNFSGEIPSSLHNCTQLQVFDAAGNKLSGTIPSWIGDNIPKLLVLSLHSNNFHGNIPLSMCNLHELLVLDLSLNILSGNIPKCISNLSAMATLANSNATITDDYLNSTTMYFGSEYVIGYGFYNDSTSLIWKGKMSKYESTLGLLRSIDFSSNKLAGEIPSEVMSLIGLVSLNLSRNLFSGHIPPTIGQLKSLDFLDLSRNHLSGGIPSQLAQIDRLSVLDLSYNDLSGEIPLGTQLQTRDASAYEGNPKLCGAPLNNTCPIHGHQISEHDADGDDDEQFVSEGFYIAMAAGFVTAFWGVCFSLILKKSWRYAYFKLLSDVYDNLYVFVAIKVAKFKRIRSQL from the coding sequence ATGATACAACAACTTAACTTGAAATATTGTGTGGTTGGAGTGATGATGATGAATGGTGTAGTTTATGCGGTGTTGATGGTGCAGCTACTTGCATGGAGGAGCAGTGCAGTGGTGGTGTCAAGTGTAAAGTGCATTGAGAGTGAAAGGCAAGCTCTGCTTTCTCTCAAACGTGGCTTCAATGTGACCGATGATGATGATTGGCTGTCTTCATGGGGAGATGGGGAGCAGCAGAAGGAGTGTTGCAACTGGGAAGGCGTCAAGTGCAGCAACAACACTGGCCATGTTATCATGCTTCATCTTCAGGGTGATGGTTACACTCGTGGATCCATAAGCCCATCACTGGGTGAGTTACATCATTTGAAGTATTTGGACCTTAGTGGTCATCACTTTACTCACACTCCATCCATCCCTCCTTTCATTGCCTCTTTAACATTTTTGACACACCTCTAtctctctttttgttcctttggTGGAAACATACCCCCTCAATTGGGAAATCTGATCTTCCTCGAGTATCTTGATCTAGGAGGGAATTATTTTGATGATCCGCAACAAATCCCTTCTCAGTTCTCAAATCTCTCCCAATTAGTGTACCTTGATCTTAGTTCCAGTAATTTGGTTGGAGGATTCCCTCTTCAACTCACAAATATGTCATCCTTGACATATTTGGATCTTAGTCTTAATAACTTCAATGGAACACTGCCTCCTCAGCTTGGAAACCTCTTATCCTTAGAATATCTTGATCTAAGTGACAATGCATTCACCGGAACCATTCCTAGtcaattcaaaaatatttccCGTTTACAGTATCTTGACCTTGAttccatgtcaataagttctgaTTTACGATGGCTATCTGAACTTTCAATCTTGAGGTATCTTTTGCTTCCTAGGGTGAATCTAAGTGGTGCCAGCAATTGGCAACAACAAGTGAGTAGCCTTTCTCATCTTCAATATTTAGACTTGCATGGTTGCAATCTTGTTCATTCTATGCCCACTTCATCACTTGCATCCCCTGCTAATTTCTCCACTTCTCTGTCTTTTGTGGATATCTCTAACAACTCTTTAAGGGATGCATCTTTCATAATTCCATGGTTAATGAATTTCACTAGTAGCCTTATTATTCTCAGAATGAATGATAATGGTTTATCAGGAACCATTCCAGAAACATTAGGGGACAAGTTGAGCTCCCTTGAGGAGTTAAATCTTGAAAATAACGAGTTCAAAGGCCAAATACCTCTGTCCTTGTTTCATAGTTGTAATTTGGCATACCTTGACCTATCCAACAACAACTTGACAGGGGAGTTCCATGAATATATTCGAGAGTATTCTCGTTGTGCTCATAAACCCTTACAAATCTTGGATCTGGGATGGAATGAAATTACGGGGATGGTGCCTGACCTCTCTCAGCTTCAATCTTTGCAAGAGTTACGACTTGATAACAACAGATTAAATGGAAGCATACATGAAGGTATTGGAGAACTATCCAACTTAACTGAGTTAAGCATTGGAAATAACTTCCTGACAGGTTTGATATCTGAAGCTCATTTCTCAAGACTTTCCAATCTTGACACTTTGGATTTGTCTTATAATGCATTGGCTTTTAATGTTAGCGTCGATTGGATTCCCCCTTTCAATTTAAGTGACATTAATTTGGCCAGTTGCAAGTTGGGACCTGACTTTCCAACATGGCTTCATACCCAAACCAAGATTGACTATTTGGATATTTCCTGTGCTGGAATTTCTAGCACTGTTCCAAATTGGTTTTGGGAACCCCTTCCTCAGATGATGTATTTGAATATTTCTCATAACCGTTTTCGAGGAAAAATTGAAGGCCCAATTCTACCAGCACTTGATTTTTTCATACTTTTTTCAATTGATTTGACCTTCAATTTATTTGAAGGCCCAATTCCAGCATTCCTTTCAACTACTTCACAACTTGTTTTGTCCAATAACAGATTTTCAATTGCAAATCCTCTTTTATGTGCAAACTCGACCAAATACATGAGATCTATGGATTTGTCAAACAACAACCTTAGAGGAGAACTTTCGGATTGTTGGAGGGGTTTTGAGTCATTGGTCGTCCTAGATTTATCCAATAATCAGTTGTATGGAAATATGCCAAAATCTCTGGGGTCTTCAAGAAATATCCATTCAATACACTTTGAAGGCAATAATTTTTCAGGAGAGATACCATCATCCTTGCATAATTGCACACAACTACAAGTTTTTGATGCTGCAGGTAATAAGTTGTCAGGAACAATACCAAGCTGGATTGGAGATAATATTCCAAAGCTACTTGTACTTAGCTTACATTCCAATAATTTTCATGGTAACATTCCATTAAGCATGTGCAATCTTCATGAACTCCTTGTCTTGGACCTCTCTCTCAATATTCTGTCTGGCAATATACCTAAATGCATAAGTAATCTGTCTGCTATGGCCACTCTAGCAAATTCAAATGCAACCATTACCGATGACTATCTTAATTCTACCACTATGTATTTCGGTTCCGAATATGTAATAGGTTACGGATTTTATAATGATAGCACATCACTCATATGGAAAGGGAAAATGTCAAAATATGAAAGCACCCTAGGATTGTTGAGAAGTATTGATTTCTCCAGCAACAAGTTAGCAGGGGAAATACCAAGTGAGGTGATGAGTCTTATTGGCTTGGTTTCTTTAAATCTTTCAAGAAACTTGTTTAGTGGACACATCCCTCCAACTATTGGACAACTGAAATCATTAGATTTTCTTGATCTATCTAGAAATCATTTGTCAGGAGGAATTCCTTCACAGCTTGCTCAGATTGACCGTCTCAGTGTTCTTGACTTGTCATACAATGATTTATCCGGAGAAATCCCACTTGGCACGCAACTTCAAACTAGGGATGCCTCTGCTTATGAAGGAAATCCAAAACTTTGTGGTGCTCCCCTCAACAATACTTGTCCCATTCATGGTCACCAGATCAGTGAACATGAtgctgatggtgatgatgatgaacaaTTTGTAAGCGAGGGGTTCTACATTGCTATGGCTGCTGGATTTGTTACGGCATTTTGGGGAGTGTGCTTCTCATTGATTTTGAAGAAATCTTGGAGATATGCTTATTTCAAGTTGTTGAGTGATGTCTATGACAACCTCTATGTATTTGTAGCAATTAAGGTGGCCAAATTCAAAAGGATCAGATCTCAGCTATGA
- the LOC107635370 gene encoding phosphatidylinositol 3,4,5-trisphosphate 3-phosphatase and protein-tyrosine-phosphatase PTEN1 isoform X2 gives MINYLTKNFIRNLVSKQRRRMLIAGYDLDMTYITDRILAMSFPAERMRAVYRNPLWQVKSVLDMTHHEHYKIYNLCIEESYDPANFHGRVEAYPFDDNHVPPLEMIKDFCESVHSWLSSDPKNIAVIHCMAGKGRTGLMVCSYLTYSGMTADEALQLYAERRTTNNEGVSIPSQRRYVRYFESVLSTPRGRVSLPQPCSRELRRIRLYDTVNICAIFFVISELQEEAPNQCYRPPVEIFRGCCREIKKGYQRTNSPRYYLSYIEEENEDGTQSEQEEPRIVVQMDTESPAIYKKTCLDYYFDQPILLTGDVRVIFYEKMIGGRLFYCCFNTAFVKNSMVQLGIQDLDKVGKKGRSICGSDFSLELLFGPANSSSVSNSDNASIVSL, from the exons ATGATCAATTACCTTACCAAGAATTTTATTCGAAACTTGGTATCTAAGCAACGGAGACGGATGCTCATTGCCGGCTATGATCTTGACATGACATATATCACAGACAGAATATTGGCAATGTCATTTCCTGCGGAACGAATGCGAGCAGTGTATCGAAATCCTCTTTGGCAGGTGAAATCTGTGTTGGACATGACACACCATGAACATTATAAG ATCTATAATCTCTGTATAGAAGAAAGTTATGATCCGGCAAACTTTCATGGACGGGTAGAAGCATACCCTTTTGATGATAACCATGTACCACCCCTTGAAATGATCAAAGATTTTTGTGAAAGTGTGCATTCATGGCTATCAAGTGATCCAAAAAATATTGCTGTCATTCATTGCATG GCAGGGAAGGGTAGAACTGGCTTAATGGTGTGTTCATACCTAACTTATTCTGGCATGACAGCAGATGAGGCTCTTCAATTGTATGCAGAGAGAAGGACAACAAATAATGAAGGA gtatcaATACCAAGCCAACGCCGTTATGTAAGGTACTTTGAAAGTGTACTTTCTACCCCTAGGGGCAGAGTGAGCTTGCCTCAACCATGTAGCAGAGAATTGCGCCGAATTCGCCTTTATGATACAGTTAACATCTGTGCAATATTCTTTGTGATTTCAGAGCTGCAGGAGGAG GCTCCTAACCAGTGCTATCGTCCGCCGGTGGAAATTTTCCGAGGGTGCTGCAGAGAGATTAAGAAAGGCTATCAGAGAACCAACAGTCCTCGCTACTATCTTTCTTAtattgaagaagaaaatgaagatggaACACAATCAGAACAAGAAGAACCTCGGATTGTTGTTCAAATGGACACAGAGAGTCCTGCAATATACAAGAAAACCTGTTTGGATTATTATTTCGACCAACCGATCCTA TTAACTGGAGATGTACGTGTCATATTCTATGAGAAAATGATAGGAGGCCGTCTCTTCTATTGTTGTTTCAATACAGCTTTTGTTAAGAACAGCATGGTACAG CTGGGAATACAGGATTTGGACAAAGTTGGGAAGAAAGGAAGATCAATATGTGGAAGTGATTTTAGCTTGGAATTACTGTTTGGTCCTGCCAATTCATCAAGTGTATCCAATAGTGACAATGCTAGTATTGTTTCCTTGTGA
- the LOC107635370 gene encoding phosphatidylinositol 3,4,5-trisphosphate 3-phosphatase and protein-tyrosine-phosphatase PTEN1 isoform X1, translating to MGLKFTKQGPQKVDDLSLQNHMINYLTKNFIRNLVSKQRRRMLIAGYDLDMTYITDRILAMSFPAERMRAVYRNPLWQVKSVLDMTHHEHYKIYNLCIEESYDPANFHGRVEAYPFDDNHVPPLEMIKDFCESVHSWLSSDPKNIAVIHCMAGKGRTGLMVCSYLTYSGMTADEALQLYAERRTTNNEGVSIPSQRRYVRYFESVLSTPRGRVSLPQPCSRELRRIRLYDTVNICAIFFVISELQEEAPNQCYRPPVEIFRGCCREIKKGYQRTNSPRYYLSYIEEENEDGTQSEQEEPRIVVQMDTESPAIYKKTCLDYYFDQPILLTGDVRVIFYEKMIGGRLFYCCFNTAFVKNSMVQLGIQDLDKVGKKGRSICGSDFSLELLFGPANSSSVSNSDNASIVSL from the exons ATGGGGTTGAAATTTACAAAGCAGGGGCCACAAAAAGTTGATGACTTGAGTTTACAGAATCACATGATCAATTACCTTACCAAGAATTTTATTCGAAACTTGGTATCTAAGCAACGGAGACGGATGCTCATTGCCGGCTATGATCTTGACATGACATATATCACAGACAGAATATTGGCAATGTCATTTCCTGCGGAACGAATGCGAGCAGTGTATCGAAATCCTCTTTGGCAGGTGAAATCTGTGTTGGACATGACACACCATGAACATTATAAG ATCTATAATCTCTGTATAGAAGAAAGTTATGATCCGGCAAACTTTCATGGACGGGTAGAAGCATACCCTTTTGATGATAACCATGTACCACCCCTTGAAATGATCAAAGATTTTTGTGAAAGTGTGCATTCATGGCTATCAAGTGATCCAAAAAATATTGCTGTCATTCATTGCATG GCAGGGAAGGGTAGAACTGGCTTAATGGTGTGTTCATACCTAACTTATTCTGGCATGACAGCAGATGAGGCTCTTCAATTGTATGCAGAGAGAAGGACAACAAATAATGAAGGA gtatcaATACCAAGCCAACGCCGTTATGTAAGGTACTTTGAAAGTGTACTTTCTACCCCTAGGGGCAGAGTGAGCTTGCCTCAACCATGTAGCAGAGAATTGCGCCGAATTCGCCTTTATGATACAGTTAACATCTGTGCAATATTCTTTGTGATTTCAGAGCTGCAGGAGGAG GCTCCTAACCAGTGCTATCGTCCGCCGGTGGAAATTTTCCGAGGGTGCTGCAGAGAGATTAAGAAAGGCTATCAGAGAACCAACAGTCCTCGCTACTATCTTTCTTAtattgaagaagaaaatgaagatggaACACAATCAGAACAAGAAGAACCTCGGATTGTTGTTCAAATGGACACAGAGAGTCCTGCAATATACAAGAAAACCTGTTTGGATTATTATTTCGACCAACCGATCCTA TTAACTGGAGATGTACGTGTCATATTCTATGAGAAAATGATAGGAGGCCGTCTCTTCTATTGTTGTTTCAATACAGCTTTTGTTAAGAACAGCATGGTACAG CTGGGAATACAGGATTTGGACAAAGTTGGGAAGAAAGGAAGATCAATATGTGGAAGTGATTTTAGCTTGGAATTACTGTTTGGTCCTGCCAATTCATCAAGTGTATCCAATAGTGACAATGCTAGTATTGTTTCCTTGTGA
- the LOC107635370 gene encoding phosphatidylinositol 3,4,5-trisphosphate 3-phosphatase and protein-tyrosine-phosphatase PTEN1 isoform X3, producing the protein MGLKFTKQGPQKVDDLSLQNHMINYLTKNFIRNLVSKQRRRMLIAGYDLDMTYITDRILAMSFPAERMRAVYRNPLWQVKSVLDMTHHEHYKAGKGRTGLMVCSYLTYSGMTADEALQLYAERRTTNNEGVSIPSQRRYVRYFESVLSTPRGRVSLPQPCSRELRRIRLYDTVNICAIFFVISELQEEAPNQCYRPPVEIFRGCCREIKKGYQRTNSPRYYLSYIEEENEDGTQSEQEEPRIVVQMDTESPAIYKKTCLDYYFDQPILLTGDVRVIFYEKMIGGRLFYCCFNTAFVKNSMVQLGIQDLDKVGKKGRSICGSDFSLELLFGPANSSSVSNSDNASIVSL; encoded by the exons ATGGGGTTGAAATTTACAAAGCAGGGGCCACAAAAAGTTGATGACTTGAGTTTACAGAATCACATGATCAATTACCTTACCAAGAATTTTATTCGAAACTTGGTATCTAAGCAACGGAGACGGATGCTCATTGCCGGCTATGATCTTGACATGACATATATCACAGACAGAATATTGGCAATGTCATTTCCTGCGGAACGAATGCGAGCAGTGTATCGAAATCCTCTTTGGCAGGTGAAATCTGTGTTGGACATGACACACCATGAACATTATAAG GCAGGGAAGGGTAGAACTGGCTTAATGGTGTGTTCATACCTAACTTATTCTGGCATGACAGCAGATGAGGCTCTTCAATTGTATGCAGAGAGAAGGACAACAAATAATGAAGGA gtatcaATACCAAGCCAACGCCGTTATGTAAGGTACTTTGAAAGTGTACTTTCTACCCCTAGGGGCAGAGTGAGCTTGCCTCAACCATGTAGCAGAGAATTGCGCCGAATTCGCCTTTATGATACAGTTAACATCTGTGCAATATTCTTTGTGATTTCAGAGCTGCAGGAGGAG GCTCCTAACCAGTGCTATCGTCCGCCGGTGGAAATTTTCCGAGGGTGCTGCAGAGAGATTAAGAAAGGCTATCAGAGAACCAACAGTCCTCGCTACTATCTTTCTTAtattgaagaagaaaatgaagatggaACACAATCAGAACAAGAAGAACCTCGGATTGTTGTTCAAATGGACACAGAGAGTCCTGCAATATACAAGAAAACCTGTTTGGATTATTATTTCGACCAACCGATCCTA TTAACTGGAGATGTACGTGTCATATTCTATGAGAAAATGATAGGAGGCCGTCTCTTCTATTGTTGTTTCAATACAGCTTTTGTTAAGAACAGCATGGTACAG CTGGGAATACAGGATTTGGACAAAGTTGGGAAGAAAGGAAGATCAATATGTGGAAGTGATTTTAGCTTGGAATTACTGTTTGGTCCTGCCAATTCATCAAGTGTATCCAATAGTGACAATGCTAGTATTGTTTCCTTGTGA
- the LOC107637319 gene encoding cyclic nucleotide-gated ion channel 2: MPSFSSLSGCIARLFNSQSHNSSGSNRGDSTTSSDTVADDNPVAGPVECYACTQVGVPVFHSTSCDGFHQPQWEACAGSSLVPIQNRSKKAPTVRTRIQSGPFGQVLDPRSKRVQVWNRALLLARGVALAIDPLFFYALSIGREGSPCLYMDGGLAAMVTVARTCVDAVHLFHVWLQFKVAYVSRESMVVGCGKLVWDARAIASHYLRSMKGFWFDAFVILPVPQAVFWLIVPKLIREEKIKVIMTILLLIFLFQFLPKVYHSICMMRRMQKVTGYIFGTIWWGFGLNLIAYFIASHVAGGCWYVLAIQRVASCIRQQCERTMGCNLSLSCSEEVCYQFLLSSSGTVGGSCNNGNGNSTTVVVRKPLCLDVDGPFRYGIYQWALPVISSNSLAVKILYPIFWGLMTLSTFGNDLEPTSNWLEVIFSICIVLSGLLLFTLLIGNIQVFLHAVMAKKRKMQLRCRDMEWWMRRRQLPSRLRQRVRHFERQRWAAMGGEDEMELIKDLPEGLRREIKRHLCYDLVKKVPLFHNLDELILFPWFNLIIREGDPVPRMVFIVRGRIKRNQSLSKGMVASSILEPGGFLGDELLSWCLRRPFIDRLPASSATFVSLEPTEAFGLDCNHLRYITDHFRYKFANERLKRTARYYSSNWRTWAAVNIQFAWRRYRQRTRGPVTPVRDNGGGGGTERRLLQYAAMFMSIRPHDHLE; encoded by the exons ATGCCCagcttctcctctctctctgg gTGTATTGCTCGACTATTCAACTCTCAATCCCACAATTCAAGCGGCTCCAACAGAGGAGATAGTACTACCAGCAGCGATACTGTGGCTGATGACAATCCTGTCGCAGGACCGGTGGAGTGTTACGCTTGCACGCAAGTAGGCGTGCCGGTGTTCCACTCCACCAGCTGCGACGGCTTTCACCAGCCACAATGGGAGGCTTGTGCGGGATCCTCCCTCGTTCCAATCCAGAACCGGTCCAAAAAGGCTCCGACTGTTCGGACAAGAATTCAGTCGGGGCCTTTCGGACAGGTTCTGGACCCGAGGAGCAAGCGTGTGCAAGTATGGAACCGGGCTCTATTGCTAGCGCGTGGAGTGGCGCTGGCAATTGACCCGTTGTTCTTCTACGCGCTCTCCATCGGGAGGGAAGGGTCGCCGTGCCTGTACATGGACGGAGGGCTGGCGGCGATGGTGACGGTGGCGCGGACGTGTGTGGACGCGGTGCATCTATTCCACGTGTGGCTGCAGTTCAAGGTGGCGTATGTTTCGAGGGAGTCGATGGTTGTCGGGTGCGGGAAGCTTGTATGGGACGCGCGTGCAATCGCGTCGCACTACCTGCGATCGATGAAGGGATTTTGGTTCGATGCCTTTGTAATTCTGCCAGTTCCGCAG GCTGTGTTTTGGTTGATAGTACCAAAATTGATAAGAGAAGAGAAAATCAAGGTCATTATGACCATATTGCTCTTAATTTTCTTGTTCCAATTTCTCCCAAAGGTTTACCATAGCATCTGCATGATGAGAAGAATGCAGAAAGTCACAGGATACATCTTTGGAACCATTTGGTGGGGTTTTGGCCTTAATCTCATAGCCTACTTCATTGCTTCACAT GTAGCTGGAGGGTGCTGGTATGTTCTTGCGATTCAACGAGTGGCGTCGTGCATCCGGCAACAATGCGAAAGAACAATGGGATGTAACCTGTCTCTGTCCTGCTCTGAGGAGGTATGCTACCAGTTTCTGTTGTCATCATCAGGGACAGTTGGAGGTTCATGTAATAATGGAAATGGAAACTCAACAACAGTTGTGGTTAGAAAGCCTTTGTGTTTAGATGTTGATGGCCCTTTCAGATATGGAATCTACCAATGGGCACTTCCTGTGATTTCAAGCAATTCTCTGGCTGTCAAGATTCTGTATCCCATTTTTTGGGGTTTGATGACACTTAG CACTTTTGGTAATGATCTTGAGCCAACAAGTAACTGGTTAGAAGTGATTTTCAGTATCTGCATTGTGCTCAGTGGATTGCTGCTATTCACTTTGTTGATTGGTAACATTCAG GTGTTTTTGCATGCTGTGATGGCGAAGAAGAGAAAGATGCAGCTGAGGTGTCGCGACATGGAATGGTGGATGAGGAGGAGGCAGCTGCCTTCGCGATTAAGGCAAAGGGTTCGCCATTTCGAACGCCAGAGATGGGCAGCAATGGGAGGAGAAGATGAGATGGAATTGATCAAAGACTTGCCGGAGGGGCTAAGGCGAGAAATCAAGCGCCATCTTTGCTACGACCTTGTTAAAAAG GTACCTCTGTTCCACAATTTGGATGAGCTTATACTATTCCCTTGGTTTAATCTG ATAATTAGAGAAGGTGATCCAGTACCAAGGATGGTGTTCATCGTCCGAGGGCGAATAAAGCGCAACCAAAGCCTCAGCAAAGGAATGGTAGCATCTAGCATCCTTGAACCAGGAGGCTTTCTAGGGGATGAGCTTCTTTCATGGTGCCTTAGGCGGCCGTTCATCGACCGGCTTCCAGCTTCCTCGGCCACATTTGTGAGCCTTGAACCAACAGAAGCCTTTGGCCTTGATTGCAATCATCTTAGATACATCACTGATCACTTCAGATACAAGTTTGCCAATGAGAGGCTGAAGCGAACCGCGAGGTACTACTCATCCAATTGGAGAACTTGGGCTGCTGTCAACATTCAATTCGCCTGGCGGCGTTACAGGCAGAGGACTAGAGGTCCGGTGACCCCTGTAAGGGACAATGGTGGCGGAGGCGGCACAGAGCGCAGGCTCTTGCAGTATGCTGCAATGTTCATGTCAATAAGGCCACATGACCATCTTGAATGA